In Longimicrobium sp., a genomic segment contains:
- a CDS encoding Imm7 family immunity protein, which translates to MFEYHCWAALPDFGDREAEMLLSEELRTRIDALEDGARESFNFTNLNARMVAASGLRNHSQPFVLDIFEWIAAEWPGSYGLMYVASEFPDEDGKWRWHVLKIGDCKTEHLEDRYFGTR; encoded by the coding sequence ATGTTCGAGTACCACTGCTGGGCGGCGCTGCCCGATTTCGGGGACCGGGAAGCGGAGATGCTGCTGAGCGAGGAACTGAGGACCCGGATCGATGCTCTGGAGGACGGTGCGCGGGAGTCGTTCAACTTCACGAACCTCAATGCGCGGATGGTGGCCGCGTCGGGGCTGCGCAACCACAGCCAGCCCTTCGTTCTCGACATCTTCGAGTGGATTGCGGCGGAATGGCCCGGCAGCTACGGGCTGATGTACGTCGCCTCGGAGTTCCCCGACGAAGACGGAAAATGGCGGTGGCACGTCCTGAAGATCGGCGACTGCAAAACCGAGCACTTGGAAGACCGATACTTCGGGACGCGGTGA